In the genome of Mauremys reevesii isolate NIE-2019 linkage group 6, ASM1616193v1, whole genome shotgun sequence, the window TTACACCAAACATATATCAAGTGTAAGTGCCTCAGatgctatacagtaactcctcacttaacattgtagttatgttcctgaaaaacgtGACTTTAAACGAAATgataagcgaatccaatttccctataAGAATTCATGTAAACGAGGGGATTAGGTTACAGGGAAAAAATTTTCACtggacaaaagactatattacacacacacacactctctctctcactcactctctctctctctctatatatacattttaaacaaacaatttaatactggtacacagtgagatgattgtgaagcttggttgaggtggaggagtcggagggtgggatatttcccagggaatgccttactgctaaaatgatctagcaattggctgagccctcaaggttaACTCTCacgctctacaaggcagcaggaatggagggccGGGAGATAGCATTGCCaatagagacagagacacacaccatgtgtgtgagagagagagagagatgcacatttcgctgaccctactcttaagtacactgctttgttaattagatcagcttgctgagaccccagctgctgccagcaagctccctccgtcctgagccctgtcatgtggtcccccccccccccccgctctatggaagatggggtcggggggagcagaggggtgggggacaccctgacagcccccctcttcctccccccctccccccgccccgcacagcaaacaggagtcttggggaacagctccaaggcagcaggcaggagcagcacatggcagtggcgggagggacagctgaactgccagcaattgctagcctgctgggaagctgctgcacagggaacttaagggagTGGGGAGATGATGCAGGAGCTGCCGgttcaccctggttccaagcccccactagctagctgcaatgggctgctcttcctgcaagcagtggacaaagtaggcggctgccaaatgatgtGAGAAGGGaacattacacaactttaaacgagactgttccctaattgatcagcaacataacgaaacaacgttaaccaggacgattttaaatgaggagttactgtacagcctTAACAtgcagtcacagacagtccccttgggcactatCTTGCCATTCAGCTAAGcttacctttgtgatagatggttccttacaccaagaatcacagcgATATTCAGGTTACACCTAGTCTCAAAGGATCAGTTACTTATCCCAGGTCATCAAAGACCATTAGATCTTACACCAGAGATgatgcttgtagccaatcttaTAATAAACTGTACAAAATATATTAAGTAGGAAAAGGAAACGAGTTATTTATAAAATTAAAGCAGGTGAACATTCACAcccaaatgagttacagtcttaagtttccaaaggtaatagaagcttctgtattCAACAAGTTCTATATGCCCTTGCAGACCCTGGGGGTTCTGCAGACTATATTTAAGGGGTCCGCAAAAGGTgactatgaaaataaagtttgaatcaaaagtatgtgaatccttcccccttcacacacacactcctctcctcttcccccccccccctcccctgttgTCAGAACCCTGGAAGtgttgtcattaccatagaagCCCACAGTTTAGCACCCTTTCTCTCACTACGTCAAATGCCCTGCCAAGAACACACAACATTGATAgctgaattctgttcagtcagttttcagtctaagaCTTCTATGGTAGGGTCCACGGACTACAGGTTGAACTTCAAATGGGGTCTGCATCTCCATTCAAAATTAGTTTGGGATCCATAAATAATAAAAGGTTGAAAACTATtgctttaggactaacccaggctaagagGCTGTGGACCTCTTGTTTATGCTTAGAAAACCTTGTTCCTCAGACTTTAAGCAGCATAGAGATCCAGTTTTTTCTTCTTAGGTgtctttctccccctcctccattgtgctctgagctgcaagctcagctgatgggaggaatccacttgCATGGCTTGTTTTTAGAATGAGGGGGACAAAACAACCAatgtcttttgtcctctttaatgtcCCACAATAATCCATCTGTTATCAACATTTAAACTCAATATAAAACCATTTCAGGCTAAGCTGACAGGAAGaatagttcagtggttagagcactactCTGGGATATgagagacctaggttcaaatcctactctgccacagacttcctatgtgactttgggtaagtcaATTAGACTCCtgatccttaaaggtatttagggtcCTAACGTCCCTGGAGGAAGTTTGAGGATCTGGTTCTttgttcctcatttgtaaaatcagaataacATCCTCTTATTTCACAGGGCTGTTGATAGGGTAAATACAAAACAGTGTGGGATGCTGAGATACTATGGTAACAGGAGCCACAATGTGTTCTGCCTGTTTGTCTGACTAGAGCAGATGAGCCTAGAGCAGATCAGCCAAACAGCTTCTAATCAAAGCTACAGTTGAATGCTTAAGAAAAACTATTTAACACCACTTGCTGGAGGGGTAACTGGGTTGCCTAAAAGCCAATTATggttttaaataatttctttaaATATGAATTGACCATGAACTGAATTCAATCACAACGTACCTTAGAAACTGTTTAGCGTTATCTATGTTAGCATGCCAAACAGTTTTTGCATAGTATTGGAAATTCCAGACTGTTAGATTTTACCACTTGTAGTCTACTATTTCATTGTCTTGTGAGAGCGTTGTCCTGAAGTCTTACCCCATTTTGCATGTGAGCTTCATGTGCTTCTTCATGTTGCAAAGGGTGACATGGATAAGCATTCGTGTCGTGCTCCCTGTCAGTACCCGgacagggaagctaatgatccaaccagcagactaTATTTGAGGGTGAACCCTGTTCTTCCAGTCTACATTTGTGCTTCTACCATTGCTACAACCAATGGTGGTGCAACAATAGAagatacccccccacacacacactccccccaacccacaaaaaaaaaaagtctagtgaAGACAAAACCCCTCAGACAGGAGTAAGATTTGTGGCTGATGGCTCTACATTCCAGTTCTCTTGTGTGATATTTAATTCCCCTTCCTTAAATTAAACCATTTACCTTCTTTACTCCCACTTTCCTGGCAGGTTACTTTATGGCTAAAAAGGACATTTGGGGATCAACCCATTCCACAATACGAAGTGAATTCACGGACTGTTGATATTTTATATGAGCTTGTGGAATGCAATGAAACCAGAGACAGGGATGTCTCCCTCGTGATAGATGACATGAAACAGAAGACTGCAGAATATGAGTCAGAAGGTGAGCTTGGTGCTTCAAACTCCAGTTACAGTAAAAGCGCCTTTTTCTAAGTGACCCTATAGGGTTTCTCTTTACTACTCGCTGTAATATTTTATAAGAAGTGTGAAAAAGTAGCAATAGGCTCAGATTTCCCTGAATTCCAGCTATATATTGTCATACACAAATGCTTTTCTCCCAACAGTGACATCAGATTGGCCAACAACAATTCTTAAATCAACTTGACCAGGCTGTAAAGGCTGACAAGCATCTTAGCTGCTGAACTTCCTACACTGCCAACTAGATGTACATACAGCATCTCTATTTCAGTGCTGTGccaagggtggggggcagggttagTGTTGATCTCAAGTGTCTGAGCCAATGTTTATCTCCAACTGAGGGAAGCAATTTAAAATTCTGAAACAGCAGCGATGTTATTTAGCAACTCCTTAGCTAATCATAGGGAGTGAGCATTGGATAAAGTGGAGAACAGCAGTCAGTATTTCTGGAGTGACCATGcaactcattcattcattcattcatgcccgtcaccccaaccggggtatgggccgccaacaacagatctccatagtcttctatcctgggccattctctctagctggttccaggtatagcccatttttgctatcaacctgaaggttgccttggggttccactgcagtgcctgtctggtgatgttggttggctggtgtatgtcctatccagccccaccttctccttctaatttcttcctctgctgggagttgatgggtcctctccaagaggtggatgttactgatggtgtctggccagcggatctggagaatccttctgaggcagctattaatgaaggtctggatcttcctggtggttgttttggttgtcctccaggtttcagctccatacagtaagactgatttcacgttggagttgaacagtcgaatctttattgccaaagacagctctctggagctccagatgttcttgagctgtaagaaggctgctcttgccttaccaatccttactttgtgtgccaccctgctggtcgatgatgctacctaggtaggtgaaggactgcacttcttccaggggcttccattcagtgtgactggctgatggaattgatcctaaggatcttggtcttgtccttgtggatgttgaggccaacctgtgatgacgtggctgccactacgttggtcttctcttgcatctgctgtttactgtgcgaaaggagtgcaaggtcgaagtccaggtcatcaagctgggtccacaatgaccattggattccattcctacgcttgtaagtggatgtcttcataatccaatcgatgacgaagaaagagaagtggtgacaacaagcatccttgtctgactcggttcgcacctggaagctgtttgtgagctgccctccatggatcactctacagtgtatgtgaattcttgatcaggttgaccacctttgctgggatgccatagtgcgaaggagcttccagagggtctctcgatccacgctatcgaatgctttctcatagtcaacaaagttgatgtacaacgaggagttccactccatagactgctcgactatgatgcggagcgttgctatctggtccgtgcatgatctgttctgccggaaacctgcctgttcatctcgtagctgtggatcgatggcatccttcattctctctaagaggactcggttgaagaccttccctggcactgacaggagtgtgattcctctatagttggcacagttgctgaggtctcctttcttggggattttgatgagatatccctctttccagtcagccggaatcacttcttcttcccatattttctcaaagagggtacagcatttccactgaggcatccaggtctgctttcagggcctctgctgggatatcgtcaggtccagccgccttcctgttcttcatcatggtgatggcttttctgatctcgtctctggttggtttatcgcaattgattgggaggtcctcgttggctgggtcgatgtctggtggatttggtggtgctggtctgttcaggagttcctcaaagtgctccgcccatctgttcatctgtagttctattcctgttatagactttccctgcttgtctttaacgggacgttctggcttgctgaactttccagacagtcgcagctgtttcatgttaccgctgtatgctgcctgctctgcttctgctgccagtccatccacataatctctcttgtccttcctaatattcctcttcactgctctgtgggcttcagcatactcttttgagctttggcctttgctgctctagtcctgctgttgttgactgctgccttcttcttctttctgtcttctatctttgtcaaggactctgctgtgatccactctttctgctggtgtttcttaattccaagcacttcctggcatgctgacctaagtgtgtctctcactttctgccatctattgagtacactgtcttcctcttcctcagaccgatcctgtagtactgaaaacttattcttcagcgtcaatccaaaatcttccttggtcttatggtccttcagaaggttgacgttgtacttcgctcttctgtctggcgtctatccagttcttcttcagcttcagcttcaatctggccaccactaagtgatggtcggacgccacgcctgctcctcttctaactctaacgtcctgcaaggatcttctgaacttcttgctaatgcagacatggtcgatctggttttctgtcatgcctgctggcgataccaggtactcttgtggatccgcttgtgaggaaagatgctgcctcctatgaccagattgttaagtgcacacagatccacaaatctctctccattctcactcatctctcccagagcatgggtccccatgacttgttcgtatcctgtgttatcaggtccaattttggcattaaagtctcccataaggatggtaatgtctttgtctgggagagtctctaatattttctggagtctgttgtaaaagtagtctttgtcctcctcttcactgtcattggttggagcgtagcactgaacaacattcatcttaatcctcttcattttagttttgaaggatgctgtgatgatcctgggaccatgtgcctcccaaccaatcagtgctctctgtgcctgcttggacaacatgaagcctactccctgtgtgtggtgtgcgtcgctctcttcatgtcctgaatacagcaacagctctcctgtcaacagtcgtctctgtccagcttgcgtccatcttgtctcgctaatgcctagtagggtcaggttgttgctcctcatctctgctgcaacctgcgccgtctttcctgactcgtacatggtcctcacgttccatgtgccgatggtaatcctcctggctgcaagaagggtgatcggcttagtggcggctttcaccacccagcgtcatgcatcttcgagttgaagacccttctttttccaggctaaaagtctctgttaactctattgttggcgtttctgtagcaagctgatttttacagggtggagttgctagccccacgcccaaccctcctcctttaccctgacttgggacaggcagatggccccaaaggacctctctggtggagttaccaTGCAACTCAGGGCACCGTAATCATTCTTATTTTAACATTTCATATACTAAATAAAAACCAGTTGCAAGGTTTTAATTAGGTAGGATTCTATAAGTTTATGATATCATAAGAATTCTGATACTATATGGAggagaatttttttcttctttcctatcACTCCCAAAAATATGTTTTTTCCTGTGTAGTCTCCCAATGAATCATAGActtgtaggactgaaagggacctcgagaggtcatctagtccagtcccctacactcttggcaggactaagtattatttagactatccctgagaggtgtttgtctaacctgctcttaaaaatctccaattatggagattctacaacctccctaggcaatttattccattgcttacctaccctgacaattaggaattttttcctaaactgcccttgcttcaatttaagccatTGCTGCTtgtctgtcctcagaggttaacgagaacaatttacctcccacctccttgtaacaacagttttcaagtacataaaaagttatCGTCTCCtctgagtcttctcttctccagactaaacaaatccaattttttcaatcttctctcataggtcatattttctagacctttaataatttttgttgctcttccctagacttcctccaatttgtccacatccttcctgaaatgtgatgtccagaactggacacaatgttccagttgaggcctaaacaGCATGGAATAgagcagaattacttcttgtgtcttgcttacaacactcctgctaatacatcccagaatgatatttgctttttttgcaacaatgttacattGTTCAcacatatttagcttatgatccactatgacccccagatccctttctgcaatactctttcctaggcagtcatttccccttTTGTATGCGTgcgactgattgttccttcctaagtggagtgtccttattgaatttcatcctatttacttccagtttttgtccagatcattttgaattttaatcctatcctccaaagcacttgcaatcatgcacagtttggtatcatccgcaaactttataagtgtgctctctatgctGTTATCTAAATCACTGGTGAACATAtggaacagaactggacccagaactgatccctgcgggaccccattgaatatgcccttccagcatgactgaaccactgataactactctctgggaacagttttccaaccagttatgcacccaccttatagtagctctatccgtagtttgtttatgaggagatcttgtgagacagtatcaaaaggcTTACTACAGTCAAAATATGCCACATCTACCACTCCCCCGCATCCATCCAGaaggtttgttaccctgtcaaagaaagctattaggttcagcttgttcttggcaaatccatgttgactgttacttatcaccttattatcttctaggtttTTGCAagttgattgcttaattatttgctccattatctttctgggtactgaagttaagctgactggtctgtaattccctaaATTGTctgtatttccctttttatagattggcactatatttgcccttttccagtcctctgaaatCTCTCCAGTCTTCCATTACTTTtgaaagataatcgctaatggctcagatatctgctctgtcagctccttgaatattctaggatgcatttcatcagacccttgtgacttgaagacatctaacttgtctaagggtacatctacactacttcccggatagatcgatcactacccaccgatcggggattgatttatcgcgtctagtgtatatgtgataaattgatccccgatcgctttgccgttgactcctgtactccaccgcggcgagaggcggaagcggagtcgacgggggagtggcagcagttgaccccgcgccgtgaggatgcgaggcaagttgacctaagatacgtcgacttcagctacactattctcatagctgaagttgtgtatcttaggtcaattCCCCCctgtgtagaccaagcctaagtaatttgtaattttttctttccctattttaacctctgatcctacctcattttcacgaGCATTCACATCCAGTCACtactaacctttttagtgaaaactgaaacaagaaagtcatttagcacttctgccatttccacctTTTCTGTTATTGCGCCCCCCCCAATCAAGTAATGGGCCTAACCTGTCCTTAGTCGTCGTCTTGCTTCGGGGATTCTCAAACTTTACTGCACCGCCACCCCGTTCTGACAACAGTTACTTTATGACCCTGGGGgagggctggagcctgaccctACCACCATGGGGATGGGGAAAAGGGGCCGCAGCCTCATCCTCGCCTCCCCGGGTGAGGGTGGTGCTCAGGCTTCAGCGTCAACCCTgtgtcccagcaagtctaaagctggccctgatgacccccattaaaatgggattgCCACACACTTtgaggtcccaacccacagtttgagaactgctgtaaatgcatttgtagaatgttttcttgttatcctttatgtcgctagctagtttaatcttgttttgtgccttgacctttctaattttgtccctacatacttgtgttatttgtttatatccATCCTTTGTAGTTTGACCTAGTTcctactttttgtaggactctttttaaGATCCAGCCAATAGATTGTTTATGTAATACTTACAAAATGGAGCACAGAACATTGAACCTTAAAGTGTCTTTTGTGTCTGATTAGACTGTAAGCACCTTGAAGCAGAGACTTTGTATTCTAAATGTGTATAGTCCCATGCACACCTGTGACAAATATTAAATGAAAGTAactatttgtttttttcagtCAACTATCTACAGGATCTTCTCATGGAGAGTGTGAATCTTTCCTTCAACAGTCTCTCTAGCGCAGGCACCAGCTATCTGAACGCATTGGTAGACAGTGCAATGGCGCTTGAAACAAGGGACACTTCCCTAGCAAGGTAATTCTTCCACAGTTTGCTGAAGTCTCGGTCAGTGGTGTCCAACCTTCTCAGCTTGAGGCCACAATCAGTTCTCTGGGGCCAATTTTCTGCCCTGTTCCACTTCTTTGTGTCACTTATGCAGCACAAAGTGAGTGGAAAGCACCCAGAATTCTGTGATGGGGGAGTTCCCAGTGGATGTAGAGATGAAATGGCCATCTCCtactccttcctccctccctatACTCCCTGCGGTAGGtcaagggtggggagggggagtagtTGAAGGATGCTGCACTCCAGCTATCCCTTGCTGGCATATGGTCCCTCCCTGGGGGCTCTTATGCTAGCAGGCACAATTTACAGCAGCTCCCAGACTACTCCAACCTGGACTCAGCTAAAGAATCAGGGAGCTGTAACTGgctgctcattcccagcttctcctCTTTTTCCCACCTCTTGGGCTGCTCTGAGTCATTGTGTGTGGGAGTGGGAGCCATCCTTTGCTAGCCACTTCCATAGGCCCAGAGGGAGCCAGTCTAGCTGCTGTCCTGCTCTtcctggggcccccagagccagccgagAAGCAGGCAACGGAATAGTCAATGTTACTCTCACTTCCTATTCCTGCGGTGGTGCAGGCGGCCAGCAGGGGTGCTGTTGAGCACTTGCAGCAGAGAAGGACTGATAGCTTCAGTGGGTAGCTGCAGTGGTTGGCTGATTCAGATGTTTCTGCTGAAGAATTGCAGGATGTGGTTTCAGGGGTTGCATATTCAATTCTTAATTAAATAGACTTTTCCTTAATGTAGTCACCCTCAGGAGCCACAGGTTGGACACCTCAGTATTTCAAATCTGATTGCCTAAAACCTGCCAGGGTCTGCTCAGCCCCTCATCCTTTTGGAGAGATTTAAATGGAGTATTTGGCTGTGCACCCTGCATCGATTTCTCAGATGAAACCTTACAAAAATGAGGTTCAGTCTGGCTCTGAAAGTAGGGGTTTTTTGTGTGCCTTTAGATAAAATGTCCCTTTCTGCCTCTGGTTCTGCCCTTCCTACTCCAGCTGTTGTGCAGTGCAGTGTGGTGTGCTCAGGCTGCATGCCATGATCTGTCCCGAAAGCGGTTGCAGTTCAGTTAGTGCATGTTTATAGCTTGTGAAATGCTTCATGATAAAAGGAGCTGTATAAATGTGTATGGCATAGCAATTAAAATGTTAAGCTATTTTGAATTTTGTGTACATTGTCAAACCCTGGCTTATAGAAGTTCTTAGCTATTTGGATTGTAAGATCGTTTAGACAGACCTAACTGTTATCAGATTTGCCATTATTTGAGAACAGTCCTACAAAAAGTTTATGGAAAGTGTGAAAGAAAATAAGGGATTATATAACCCTGAGCTTCGGCGGAGTTGACTTCTAAACAGATCAATGAAATCTCTTGTTTCATTAGCTTCATCCCCGCTATCAATGATTTGACCTCAGATTTACATGCGACGGAATCAAGAAACAGAGAAATGGAGCTTGAATTGACCAGCCTTAGGAAAAAGCTAACTGCAGCTCTGGTGTTGGAAAAACATCTCCAAGAGTGAgtagtgggggagaaggggaaagagcTGAATGGGGTTTGCTGGTCTCCTGTTCTCAGCAACTTTATTGTCTATGAATAGTAACAAGGCTATCGGAATATTCAGTTCAATATTGCTCTACTTCACAGCAATTTAAACCACTAGTCAAGGTCCTTGCAGAAAATTGACTTCAGATAGTCGAAAAAGGTTTAAAAATCCCAAGCCGACAATGATGAAATTAAATATTATGGGATGAATAGTGCTCACAAGTACATGCCTGCATCTCCCACTTACTGCTTTGTGCATAAGTTCAAAGTGAGCGTATTTTTCTGAGCATGAGCAGTGTGGTTTAGTGATTAAAAATAAGGGACTGGGTTAGAACAAAAAAGATTCCCAAGAAGAATCTTCTTTAACCAAAAGATTATAAAATTCCACTAAGTCCACCAGCAACCTCACCATGCAGATTTAATTTACATTGAAGTGCTTGGATACGACAATGAGGGGCGTTAGAGTTTACTCTAACTATTGTGGCActgatagcagcagcagcctaGTTAATGTCGTAGACCTAGCATTCCTGTGTACTTGTCTCGGCTCTGCCATTACCACACTGCATGATTTTAGTTAAGTCACTTAACAGTTGTATTCCTAGATTCTCTACTAACTAATCTGTTCTAGTGATCCACCAGGTTATTAGTATCAGTTGTTGTATAGATGTCCTGGCTTTTCATGCAGATGCCCTGCTAGCAGTAGGAATATCCTAGGGTCTTGGGAATCTGTGGGGTATCTGTGCACGTGGAAATTTCATTCCACCAATAATTAAGCTGGTG includes:
- the HAUS1 gene encoding HAUS augmin-like complex subunit 1, which codes for MEEKLRRVTLWLKRTFGDQPIPQYEVNSRTVDILYELVECNETRDRDVSLVIDDMKQKTAEYESEVNYLQDLLMESVNLSFNSLSSAGTSYLNALVDSAMALETRDTSLASFIPAINDLTSDLHATESRNREMELELTSLRKKLTAALVLEKHLQEDLKKTEEHLAMEKAKADSRTQNMKFLKDKSEDFKFRIKAAEEQLSARGMDPSLTHQSLVSLSEKLTELKQQTVPLKKKLESYLDLTPNPSLARVKIEEAKRELNALEAEFSSKVDMMALSVPEPSKRRFT